One region of Sphingomonas abietis genomic DNA includes:
- a CDS encoding nuclear transport factor 2 family protein — protein sequence MSPEDNVGVVRAFFAAMGGNRQDLLALAAEDIEWIIPGEGWPLAGVHRGHAGLDEFLQKAAEEVETSFPSPPEFVAQRDRVLMIGFATGKIKATNRAFEDNFVFAITVRDGKVANIREYVDTQALARASEKAATFP from the coding sequence ATGAGCCCCGAAGATAATGTTGGGGTCGTGAGGGCCTTCTTCGCGGCAATGGGCGGCAACCGGCAGGATCTGCTGGCGTTGGCGGCCGAGGATATCGAATGGATTATTCCGGGCGAGGGCTGGCCGCTGGCAGGCGTGCATCGCGGGCATGCGGGGCTTGACGAATTTCTGCAGAAAGCGGCCGAGGAAGTGGAAACGTCCTTCCCGTCCCCGCCCGAATTCGTCGCGCAGCGCGACCGGGTTCTCATGATCGGCTTCGCCACGGGCAAGATCAAAGCCACGAACAGGGCGTTCGAGGACAATTTCGTCTTCGCCATCACCGTTCGAGACGGCAAAGTGGCGAACATCCGGGAGTATGTCGACACGCAAGCCCTGGCGCGGGCCTCCGAGAAGGCAGCGACATTCCCATAG
- a CDS encoding LysR family transcriptional regulator — MIDWDDVRYFLAVARAGSLRAGAEGLGVYHSTVLRRIAQLEDRLGAEMFEKLPSGYRLTAAGEEVLELANQMEASSHQLETRVFGRDQSVRGLLRVTLAPTLATHLLMPDFTDFARQHPDIEMDILSSGELANLTNREADVAIRVVYDRKNLPLNLHALKGPEVFGGVYMARDHLAAWRAGAADPVRWIVISTHGIPDWAGPGEIRTTEIPFRTTDAEAQIVAVRQGLGITTLPCFAGDADPMLVRVPGTDLHLYGALWLLTHGETRKTKRVRLFTEFVSRRLAAYAPLLAGLSLSQD, encoded by the coding sequence ATGATCGACTGGGATGACGTTCGCTACTTTCTGGCCGTCGCGCGCGCAGGCTCCCTGCGGGCGGGTGCCGAAGGCCTCGGAGTCTACCATTCGACCGTGTTGCGGCGGATCGCCCAGCTTGAGGATCGCCTCGGGGCGGAGATGTTCGAAAAGCTGCCCTCGGGCTACCGCCTGACGGCCGCGGGCGAGGAGGTGCTCGAGCTCGCGAATCAAATGGAGGCATCGTCGCACCAGCTGGAGACGCGCGTCTTCGGCCGCGATCAGAGCGTGCGCGGGCTGCTGCGCGTGACGTTGGCGCCGACCCTCGCAACCCATCTGCTCATGCCCGACTTCACCGATTTCGCGCGTCAGCACCCGGATATCGAGATGGACATCCTGTCGTCCGGCGAACTGGCAAACCTGACCAACCGGGAGGCCGACGTGGCGATCCGCGTGGTCTATGATCGCAAAAACCTGCCGCTCAATCTCCATGCCCTCAAAGGGCCTGAGGTGTTCGGCGGCGTCTACATGGCCCGCGATCACCTGGCTGCATGGCGTGCGGGTGCGGCCGATCCTGTCCGGTGGATCGTCATCAGCACGCATGGCATTCCGGATTGGGCCGGTCCCGGTGAGATTCGCACGACGGAAATCCCGTTCAGGACGACGGACGCCGAGGCGCAGATCGTTGCTGTCCGGCAGGGACTTGGGATCACGACATTGCCATGCTTCGCCGGAGATGCCGATCCCATGTTGGTGAGGGTGCCGGGCACCGACCTACACCTCTACGGAGCGCTCTGGCTTCTCACCCATGGAGAGACCCGCAAGACGAAGCGCGTGCGGCTGTTCACGGAGTTCGTATCGCGCAGGCTTGCCGCCTACGCGCCGCTTCTCGCGGGGCTGTCGCTGTCGCAAGACTGA